atatatacatggaaaagttcgggtcactacataacaaaccccatccaaagtaccggatgctttagtacttcgaaatttatatcatatccgaagggtgtcccggaatgatggggatattcttatatatgcatcttgttaatgtcggttaccaggtgttcaccatatgaatgatttttatctctatgtatgggatgtgtattgaaatatgaaatcttgtggtctattattatgatttgatatatataggttaaacctataactcaccaacatttttgttgacgttttaagcatgtttattctcaggtgattattaagagcttccgttgtcgcatacttaaataaggacgagatttggagtccatgcttgtatgatattgtgtaaaaactgcattcaagaaacttattttgttgtaacatatttgtattgtaaaccattatgtaatggtcgtgtgtaaacaggatattttagattatcattatttgctaatctacgtaaagctttttaaacctttattgatgaaataaaggttatggtttgttttaaaatgaatgcagtctttgaaaaacgtctcatatagaggtcaaaacctcgcaacgaaatcaattaatatggaacgtttttaatcaataagaacgggacatttcaacacaatggcagaataagtaaatcaaaccctctagtgaataggttaagttttttttttgattaatttagtcaaactacaactaaatcaagtgtgattagatcaacacctagagctattattcaccacctgggtgatttggactgagagagaatcggaggagctcactagatctgactgtgtgtaacaaatgagaggcttaacctaaaatgaagaacataagactttatatatccctgctattgactcatccatacgattcattcatcacacgtacgagttggcttcatcagccgtacgggtaatcactcactcgtgtcttcccatttaggttgtaattgtgacttagctcagcatcaaccgtgcgttagcctatcagccgtactagtgaggcttcactcgtacgtctgactaagtctaacatagtcaaacatctaaatctcgtttctgcagttcctgtaaccacatacaaacacggatatgataataacaagcaatcatggtggccagtaaactgttgtacctgcaatagacgtgggtagatgtctagggacttgcataaaatgcatcaacagaaggtgtgagttgtaaggaaacgaaggaggtgaatttataagaaaatctatgacagaacaattaaaatggacgatcgcatttaaagcggatcctaattcccttgattaccggagagtcaaatcttattaagaagattttcttcaaatcccttgaaatctgggaatcaatcatatctacgtcaaatgataagatgaatctacacttactcatttcactcttctatgttagcttcattcatactcttcatataaatggattgtttatccaaattattcgctgatgataaaactctaattttcagcccgtatgcatcatgaaaacatacttattatcattcacgacctttccactcaaatttcgggacgaaatttctttaacgggtaggaactgtgacaacccggaaattttcaaccaaatttaaaatttaatctttatatgtttccgacacgataagcaatatttgttaagttaaatttcaagaattttaaactatgttcatacattcattcaaccttgaccaagttccaacgattcacgaaccattaaacgaatatgattatatatgtatatgtgtatatatattataacttgaaacgtaaacaaaatattagattaaatactttatatgattgtacctgtttcaaaatgtttatcaacggaattagaagataagatcaaatgattgaattatcagatatattgaattattattacaagtctctattgaaaggcccacgttgatttgagaaatctttccattttaacaatattcggaaaatggtaaagtgatttttaaataagaacaaattgtcaatcattgagaactagacaaaggatagtggaagattgaatctcataaagactcgattgatctatttagtttcaaacgtataaaaacgttttcagtttaaaaataactttattattaaaacgtatataacttttataaatatctagaaccatttttgacaactcattacttaactagtatgataaagataacgatatttatattttattttattaaatatatataacgatttaaattaatattatatatatttatacgcgtattatacgtacatagttttatacttttactatacttaaactttacatttactttatttttactttactttaactttaataattcactttaataattcatactttaataattcactttaataattcatactttaataattcactttaataattcatactttaataattcactttaataattcaaaaatctattataaatagaattcaataggtttcattatttcatagaaacttgaaaatatttttctctaaactctctcaatcgatttacatatatatatttactccatattatttcaagatattattagtatacataaaatattacgacggagtgctgtccgagtgatttcgaaattgtttttcgagtgggataggatcaaggaaattatgggttatagctatggaggtgattgagtatggttcatgggtatgctcgtgaggtcaatatagtgtttatcatttccgttgcgtctacgtacctttcctgcaatattgaatctcaatattgatacgtgagtactcataatttaacttttacatactaatagtgtatccctgactagtgctcgagtatttaggattatgcatgcttgtacttttgatattgcccttagacaggttaggttgaatcttgaattagttacacttgcggttgagataaggtataagatatgcatgtccttggaaagatggcgaaaaattaagaacttttcctttagatttcgaatggtttcgatgaacggattagaagttataatcaattgaattttcgatatttttattaaaaatgattattattatcgtcgtttttatcgtcgttctagttttatcttattattatcattattattatctttatcaataaaagggatttatcattaaaaattgttatttttttattattactatcgttattatcgttaaagttataattagtattattattattatccaattattattattattattattattattattattattattattattattattattattattattattattattattattattattattattattggtattattattattattatcattattaatatatatatcattatttaaaaatggttattgttattgttattattattattactatattatcattaagataattattagtattatcgttaataatgttatagtaactatcattattaatattagtgtaattaaaacaaatatttgtaatacctaattattttgattactattattatcattattatgaacacgatataaaagacgattaaaagctattaaacaaaacgattaggaaataatgggtaagagtatcatgatgaaattaaagtattataagatattgatttagataaaattatcgttcttattatttttatcattactattattattaaaagtatcgttagtattaaaactatcattttaacaaaaattatcattttaatataaatgtcattattactataaaatatcattattattattattattattattattattattattattattattttaaatagaattattattttaaagataatattaaaaattatcgtaaatattaaagatatcataattagaattatcgttttatcataatgtcatcttagtaattataaataatgatatttttataataataattattattacaaaataatacaacttatacttactatcattatagatattattttatcaaataaatatgtgatacaaacatattttactatgtgtaataacttactttaataatacctaccatattatctttatgatattaaatgaaccttataaattttattacttaatatatataaaagtatattttattatataaatttaatataaaattttatttattaataaataaattatattatttactctaataaatcttttaaaaatatttaaaaatataaaacgacgatatttaaactacatattaatcatgtatagatttttggaaattattttgagtcaaatttacttttgttgacttttgcatattagtctcgagcattaggattgtggtacactatgacttgacctaatttgttagacaaatattgaccaacatataattatatataattaatttaggttcgtgaatccgaggccaaccttgcacttgttccatgacgttatatgtatttttactatgaaatacagtatggtgagtttcatttgcctttttaccctttatatttttgggactgagaatacatgcgcttttataaatgtttgacgaaatagacacaagtaattgaaactacattctatggttgaattatcgaaatcgaatatgcccctttttattaaagtctggtaatctaagaattagggaacagacaccctaattgacgcgaatcctaaagatagatctattgggcctaacaaaccccatccaaagtaccggatgctttagtacttcaaaatttatatcatgtccgaaggaggatcccggaatgataggggatattcttatatgtatctagttaatgtcggttaccaggtgttcaccatatgaatgattatttttgtctatatgcatgggacgtatatttatgagaactgaaaatgaaattcttgtggtctattaaaatgatgaaaataaatgattatgataaactaatgaactcaccaaccttttggttgacactttaaagcatgtttattctcaggtgttaaagaaatcttccgctgtgcatttgctcattttaaagatattacttggagtctttcatagcatatttcgaagaacgttgcattcgagtcattgagttcatcaaagattattattaaatcaatttatagttggagagtggatattatgaaatggtatgcatgcctgtcaattttcgatgtaaagaaagattgtcttataaaaacgaatgcaatgtttgtaaaatgtatcatatagaggtcaaatacctcgcaatgtaatcaactattgtgaatcgtttataatgtatatgaacgggtcctttcaacgagAACTCGAATTTTTTTCATGGGTTATTGAAGCACGAGATGAGAAAACGTAATATTCAAGGTCTTTCTTTGTATGGCATTTGGGTCATGGATCTCTTAATAATTAAAAATGCGTTCAAAGAGTTTTATGGGATAATATTTGCTAAAGTTCTAAGTACTGGTGACATCCATTTGCTTAATGTTCAAGCACGGTTGTCAAATATTGATAACCAACTGAGTCTACTTGATGTCACTGAAGAAGAAATACGTATGGTTGTATGGGAATGTGGAAATGACAAATCTCCGGGACCTGACGGATTCACTTTTTATTTTGTGAAAAGGTATTGGGACCTCATTAAGATTGACTCGATTAAGTCGATTTCTAACGCGTTTGAGAATTGCTTGTTACCAAAAGGAGCCGCGTCCATCTTTTTTACTCTGATCCCGAAGGTTCCAAATCCATCGGGAATTAAAGATTATAGAACGATATCGTTGATTGGGGCCCAACAAGATAATTTCCATGATCTTAGCTAATCTGTTAGCATCGGTCATCGATAAAGTTATTGGAAAGGAACAGTCTGCGTTTATTAAAGACAGACAAATTCTTGACGGTCCCTTGATTCTGAGCGATTTGTTGATGTGGTATAAGAAGACGAATAAGAAGAAAAGGCGGATGGTTTTTAAAATTTATTTTGAGAAGGCGTACGACACAGTTAACTGGGATTTCCTCGATCATATGCTCTTGACTCTCGGGTTCGGCAAAACTTGAAAGGCATGGATACGTATGTGTCTTTATAATGCTCGTAGAACGGGAGTCCTAAGGGAGAGTTTCAGCTCCAGCGTGGTCTAAGTCAAGATTGTTCGTGATTGTGGCTTCTGCGGTGTGGCACTTATGGAGACAAAGGAATAGCGTGCTATTCCAATCTCACCCgatgaaaaaaaaaattactttttgATTCTATTTGTTTGACTTCTTATAATTGGGTTATTAGTAGAGGAAAATTCGTTGTATCGTGGACTGATTGGCTTTATAAGTCGTCGTAGTTTCCGCCCTTCCCTAGTGTCTTGCTAGGGGCGtagcttttaaataaaatgatTTGATGTTAAAAAAAACGATTGTGGACTCTGAGACATTATCGGAAACTGAACCTTCAGAAGCGGAAATGACTCCTTCATTTTCTTCATCTTCAATTTGGGTTTCCGTCTATAGTTATCTCATCTCCGGTAGGAGTTTTGGCGCTGATGATGTACACGCCAGAAAACTTGTACAATGGCCGGAAAACTAAACCTCTCTTTGTGGCACGTATATGCTCTATCAACGGGAAAAAACGTGTAAGAATCATagatcaatttatagttgaatggaAGTGGAGGTGTCTTGAGAATATATAAAGTTTAATGGTAAATTTGAACTATAGGTTGTTTAGGGTTTTTGTGATTCTACAGAAGAGAACCTTTCTTTATATGATTACAATAACGTAAACAAGATTGGACACTTAAACTAATTAACAAAATCACTATTCTAACTCGTTAACAATGCCCTGCTCATCACAATTAGTATTGAAGATTAATAACAAGCTCATCACAATTAGTAGTATTACAGATtaattgtaatttttatttttgtgttaagtatattatttattatttattatttattattgttattgttattatatggGTTTTAATTTAAATGGAAAACCCATAGTGAAAGTCAAAAGTGTAAACCAGAAAGCAGTCATCCATGGCTGCATCTTCCGTCACTCAATCACCACTACCATTACCATCGCAACATTTTCGATCCATTTCCCGACCATCGCAATTACACTGTCTATCTTTTCACTTCCCTAAACCTCATCTCCGTCTCCAAGCTTCCCGTCGTTCCCCCAATTTCCCTCAGGTTATATTTCTGATTATatataattttctttattttttattttatatcatCCATACGGAATTTTTGAATTTGATAATGGTTGCAGGAAGGTGATAATCCGGCGGTAGATTCGAGAAATTGGAACCGGAATCGTAACGGTATGACGTTTTCAGATGAATATGATGAACAAGAtgacgaagatgatgatgatgatgatgaagaagaagatgataggAGTTTGGATCTGTTAATTAAGTTTGTTGAAAACGTGTTTAAGAAGATATCTAAACGAGCTCGAAGAGCTGTTCGATCCGTTCTACCTATTAATATTCCTACCAAATTGGTACCTACTActactgtattattattatgattatgattatgattatgattatgattatgattatgattatgattcaagtggtattactattactattactattactattggtACGGAGTATTATTTTGTTTGATAGGTTATATGTGAATGTGAATGTACTTTTCGGTAGAATGAATTCAAAGCATCCATTTTTTAATTTGGTACTAATCACAAAAACATTGATAACCAGACCAATCCAAACTTCAAGTGTTATGTTGGTACAAAACTGAAAAGCAAGGATGATTTATTTATGTCAATGTGGCTTTCCATAATATAGGTGATGGCACTATCAATTGCTGCTGGAGATAGATGGTGCTAACACTATTTAATAGGCTGGTTTCTATCCTCCGCCAATTATTAAGTTTGGCGTGCGTTACTTTTTAATTGAGATAGTTAGGACACAGTGAAATGAAGCGTCGAACAAAATACGCCAAAGGGTTGGCGTTTGTTGGCGATAAAGTGTGCGGTCCAGTGTTATTTTATTTTGTACCTTTTGTGTATAATTTGTACATATTATGTTTTATAGGTATATCTATAGGTATTATTCAGTAAAAGATAGGAGAGTTAAGTTAAAGGAAGTGAAAAGAGTTGGTGCTGATGTGGCCATATAACAAAAAATGGCTAAATTAGGGAAAGGCCGTATAACAATTTGCAAAAGTTTAACTAGTAACTTGTGTGTGTATTGTGTAATGAATTGATTTGATATATTGCCTTTTAGTTCTTGATTTTATGTCTTCAGTGTCAATTTCCTTTTGCTAAATCGTCATCCTTAATCATTAATTAGCTCAGTTAAGTCTATTCCGTTAATTGctgtaaatataaatattcattTATAGTAGTTGAGGATCTTTTGTTATTACTTTTTGAACCCTTGATTTATCTGACTTACTTATACTATGATCCATGTCATATATAGGTGGGGTTCTCTGTTAATGGAGTTATAATTCTGGCATTTTTTTGGATCCTAAAGGCGTTCCTTGAGGTACAGACTTTCAATATTCTGTAATTGCATCCTCACAATAACATTTGTCTGAAATTGTGTTACTTGGCATTTTTTCCTAGTCTTTATCGTAAATATGAAAGTTATTTGTTGTTTTATATATTACGTAAATCTGATATATGCTTAACTGGTCTGATAGAGATAACATTTGATCGGCTTTGGTTAGACAAGTTATCTCTTAAGACTTTTCTCTTCCCTATGTTTATCTTATGTTGAGTCTTCAACATTGGGTTGTTTTTGATCTGTAAGAAAATTTTGGTGATTTTAAAGCAAATTGTTTGATAAGCCATAATGCATATCAATTACGGAGTATATTCTAAAGTCTTAAAATTCAAAAAATGCTTAAGATATACCATTTcagttgatgatggtgatgatgatgatgatgatgatgcatgaTAACTTGGTAAAAGTACCTCTTTCACCTAATATTACTGTCGGAATTATTAAGTGTTGAGTTCAGTCTTCTTGTGAGTAACTGTGGTGAACTGGTAATTTATTTATGCTAAATATTATTATGGGGTTTTACTTGATGAAGTTTCTTTTCGCCGGTTGCTGAAATTAAATGTCtagattttaataaaaataaagaagATCAATCTTTTGCGTTCTTGTTGGCATTCCCTTTCAATATTGCAGTTGTTTAGAATTTAGTAACAGGTCTTCTAATACCATTTATTTAAATAATAAGTCATGGAACTCTGAAATTGGATTTTGCTGCCTCAGTTCTTTTAGTTATCCAGTACATGCGCTATTTGTTAAGATGTATTCGAGAGGTAACCAATTCTCACACTTGATATCAAATAACCATTTAATATTCGCATTACAATTATATAGCCCTGTATTAACCCTAACTTATTTCCTAAGATTATCCCTGATTAACACAATATTATAATCATACTTCCCTAATACTGACAAAAATATTCCTAAATAGAATGTTGAATAAAAAAACATAACATATTTCTTGAATTAATAATCTGATACGTACATGGTTGTAAAAGTCGGCTGACTAGTTCCAGGCTAGTCGGCATGCTGAAGTAGTCCAACTCGAGTCCTTGACTAGGCCAAGTGAATCAAAAGTCGCCGTTCAATAGGTCTGAAAATTCAGATTTAGTTGGTCAAAACACTCAAAGTTGTGTTATGATAATTCCCGACTCACTACTGAATCGAAGAACTATCTATTCAATACAATCAATTTCCCTAAAtcaagaactggaaatgaaattgcaccgaattgacttttattgactttagtCAAAATTACATACATTGAGAGAGATTGTTGAATTACAACGAAAATTGATCAACTAACTAGCTTCATCTCTAAGCCTAGTATATGTATTACAACCGGAATTGAAACATAATAACGGGAATCTGAACTAATTGCACTGAACTAATTGCACTGAACTGGAATTTGGGGAAGAACAACGGCTGTTAAGTTAGTTAATTCGTTTGCAGGTCCGCCCTTGATTCagataaatgaaaaaaaaaaaaaaaaaaatcaagatgAACGGAAACTCTGCCGTGCTATAACTCCAGCTATGAATAGTGATTTCCAGCGATGAATCATAATAGCGGAAAGtactttgatttttttttcttcatttaaCTTTTCTATTCAGATCAGTTCAAGAATCGACTGACAAGTGCTTTGTTGCAATAAAACTGATATTCGAGAGATCGATCAACCTTTCCTATCTCACAGTTACAATTTATTTACTTTTGAGAGGTAAACCAACCCAACCACTTAATATCAAATCACTAATTACTAAAGTAATATTTAACATAATCAGTTACAGCCAATGTAGCCCTGTTTTAATAAATTTAACCCTAACTTACTCCCTGAGATTATCCcgcatataatattatattttcctattcctaataatactaatgaaaCTTATCCCTAAATAAAGTATTAAATAATAAACTTAACATTACTTCGACCCCGAAAATCTAGACAAGATTTGATAATGGAGTGAATCCCTTGATATTGAAGAAGGTGACGTTGATTCCAGGAAGAGCAAAGAAACAGAATAGTTGAATAGTAATTTGTAATTCGGATATTAATGGATAGTTGGTTTACCTCTCGAAAAGAAACTGCTAAAGTTATATCTACCGTTTTAACCACTATAAATACGAGCACTCGGTTTGTATCATACTGTTATGAGCATAATACTTAAgtcattgttaataataataatttgcttTTGTTTGGTTTGCAGGTGGTTTGTACTCTTGGAAGTGTAGTTTTCGTGAGCATCTTACTTGTTCGTGGAGTATGGACTGGAATATCATATTTTCAAGGTGGTCATTATCGTAGGACCGATGATGAGAATCAGTCATGGAGCAGAACTCAGCCCCTGTAGCTTAACTCGTGCCCGCGTCAGAAACATAGCAGCAGATGGACGCGGACGACTATCTGAAATATACTACTGTAGTAACTTCATCC
The window above is part of the Rutidosis leptorrhynchoides isolate AG116_Rl617_1_P2 chromosome 1, CSIRO_AGI_Rlap_v1, whole genome shotgun sequence genome. Proteins encoded here:
- the LOC139886358 gene encoding uncharacterized protein → MAASSVTQSPLPLPSQHFRSISRPSQLHCLSFHFPKPHLRLQASRRSPNFPQEGDNPAVDSRNWNRNRNGMTFSDEYDEQDDEDDDDDDEEEDDRSLDLLIKFVENVFKKISKRARRAVRSVLPINIPTKLVGFSVNGVIILAFFWILKAFLEVVCTLGSVVFVSILLVRGVWTGISYFQGGHYRRTDDENQSWSRTQPL